The DNA segment CGCCGATCGTGGCGTTGCCGACGGCATTGACCGCGACGAGCGCGCCGACGATCTGCCCGGTCGCGGCGCGCGCGCTCGCCGAGCCGATGCCGCCCTTCAGCGTGGCGGTGGTGGCGCCGTAGCCGGCGCCGGCGGTTCCGAGCGCGAAGCCGGCCGAGGCGGCCTCGGCGGCCTGCGCCGCCAGCCTCGCATAGGGCGTTTCGCCCTCGCCCGCGGCCCAGGGCTTCTCGCCGCCGTTCATCAGGTCGAACAGGATCGCCTGGGGGACGATCGGCACGCGGAACGGACCGACCGGGAAACCGCGCCCTTCCTTCGCCAGCCACCGCATCGCGCCGTCGGCGGCGCCGAGCCCCCAGGCCGAGCCGCCCGACAAGACCAGTGCATCGATATGCTCGACCGTCATCTCCGGCAGGAGGAGCGCGGTGTCGCGGGTGCCGGGCGCGCCGCCGAGCACGGCCGCCGAGGCGATGGTCGGGCGTTCGAACACCGCGACGGTCACGCCCGTCGCCGCCGCTGCGTCATCGGCATGTCCGATGCGCAGGCCACGGACATCTGTGATGAGATTGCGCATGATGATGCTCGCTGGCGAACCGAATCGTACTGACGGTGTTGCCGTTACATTACGATCTTTTCATCCGGCGGCCATTGCCGGGTCAGGTCGGCGACGCCAGGTTCATGGCTATCGTCGCGTGACGCTTCGACCGGACTGTTCCAAGGGAGATTGCCCGTGAAACCCATCGCTCTCATTGCCGCATCGTCGATCGCGATGCTCGCGGGCAGCTTCGCCCTGGCGCAGCCGCAGCCGGTTCCCTCCGCCGGCGGGGACCAGAAGCAGGAGCGGACGGAAAGCCGGGCCGAGCGCCGCGACGAAGGGCGCGAGCGCCGGGCCGAACGCGCCAAGGCGCGGCTCGAGGAGCGCCTCTCGAAGGTGCGCGCCGATCTCAAGCTCAAGCCGGAGCAGACCGCCCTGTTCGACAAGGTCGAGGGGCTGATCAAGCAGCGCAGCGCCGAACGCGGCGAGCGCGGGAACGCGATGCGCGAGCGGCGCGAGGGGCTGCGCCACGCCGATCTGATGGAGCGGCTCGACGCCG comes from the Bosea sp. (in: a-proteobacteria) genome and includes:
- a CDS encoding Spy/CpxP family protein refolding chaperone produces the protein MKPIALIAASSIAMLAGSFALAQPQPVPSAGGDQKQERTESRAERRDEGRERRAERAKARLEERLSKVRADLKLKPEQTALFDKVEGLIKQRSAERGERGNAMRERREGLRHADLMERLDAAANSQGERAARSKELADAVRPLWATLGDEQKTVLRRSVREAMAEGRERFREMRRWRDDDRGDRGDRDGRRRGRDRDDRRD
- a CDS encoding P1 family peptidase is translated as MRNLITDVRGLRIGHADDAAAATGVTVAVFERPTIASAAVLGGAPGTRDTALLLPEMTVEHIDALVLSGGSAWGLGAADGAMRWLAKEGRGFPVGPFRVPIVPQAILFDLMNGGEKPWAAGEGETPYARLAAQAAEAASAGFALGTAGAGYGATTATLKGGIGSASARAATGQIVGALVAVNAVGNATIGDGPHFWAAPYEREGEFGGRGWPAAIGPTDTALRFKGGTGQNTTIALVATDAVLTKAQARRLALAAHDGLARALRPVHAPLDGDVVFAAATGYSGAPSDPFAMTELCATAADVLARAVARGVHAATALPFAGALPAWRDRFGG